A window of the Ferviditalea candida genome harbors these coding sequences:
- a CDS encoding polyamine ABC transporter substrate-binding protein: MLKKIALTFMGMALAVSLTACGGSNQASNPQSDQGSNEVKPAAQTAGVSKELVVMDWGGAISEAHKKAIFEPFEKANHVKITLVSPTDYGKFKAMVQSGNVGVDVVNVDSDFVIRGAAQNLLEKLDYSVINKDGILKDLVNDYGIGAELFSTAIAYNTDKFPAGSHPKNWTEFWDVKKFPGPRSLWKYPTGTLEAALLADGVKPEELYPLDVDRAFASLDKIKKDVKVWWNAGAQPPQLLANGEVVLAEAWNGRISTAKKEGAPEEVEFNQALIMGDSWVIPKGTPNKDLAMKFIAFAVAPEQQAAFSSNIDYAPVNQKALDLLPDKVKENLGQSADKAKNQIVVNIKWWVENFDTINERFEQWLLK; this comes from the coding sequence ATGTTGAAAAAAATCGCACTGACATTTATGGGTATGGCACTCGCCGTATCCTTAACCGCTTGCGGAGGAAGCAATCAAGCAAGCAATCCGCAAAGCGATCAAGGAAGCAATGAAGTGAAGCCGGCTGCGCAGACAGCGGGGGTAAGCAAGGAGTTAGTTGTTATGGATTGGGGCGGCGCAATCAGCGAAGCCCATAAAAAAGCTATCTTTGAGCCGTTTGAAAAGGCGAACCATGTAAAGATCACCCTGGTTTCTCCGACAGACTACGGGAAATTCAAGGCCATGGTGCAAAGCGGAAATGTGGGAGTCGACGTGGTCAATGTGGACAGCGACTTTGTGATCCGGGGCGCTGCCCAGAACCTTTTGGAAAAGCTGGATTACAGCGTGATCAATAAGGACGGCATATTAAAAGATCTCGTGAATGATTACGGAATCGGTGCGGAGCTTTTCTCCACCGCCATTGCGTATAACACCGACAAGTTCCCTGCGGGAAGCCATCCCAAAAACTGGACGGAATTCTGGGATGTAAAGAAATTTCCAGGTCCCCGTTCTCTGTGGAAGTATCCGACAGGCACACTGGAAGCGGCTTTGCTCGCGGATGGTGTAAAGCCGGAGGAGCTGTATCCGTTGGATGTTGACCGGGCGTTCGCCAGTCTGGATAAGATCAAAAAAGATGTCAAGGTATGGTGGAATGCCGGAGCCCAGCCCCCCCAGTTGTTGGCCAACGGGGAAGTCGTTTTGGCGGAAGCTTGGAATGGAAGAATATCCACCGCGAAAAAAGAGGGTGCGCCGGAAGAAGTCGAATTTAACCAAGCGCTCATCATGGGTGATTCTTGGGTCATTCCGAAAGGGACGCCGAATAAGGACTTGGCCATGAAATTCATAGCCTTTGCCGTCGCACCGGAACAGCAAGCCGCTTTTTCATCCAATATCGACTATGCGCCTGTCAATCAAAAAGCGTTGGATTTGTTACCCGATAAAGTAAAAGAAAACTTGGGGCAATCCGCGGATAAAGCAAAAAATCAAATCGTTGTGAACATCAAATGGTGGGTTGAAAACTTTGACACCATCAATGAGCGTTTTGAACAGTGGTTGCTTAAATAA
- a CDS encoding ABC transporter ATP-binding protein, giving the protein MSVGDSLELKNATKYYKKFKAVDDVNLSVHKGEFLTILGPSGSGKTSLLKLIAGFEGLSSGSILLNNQDITKKKAYEREIGMMFQNYALFPHMTVYENVAYPLKLRKLPRHEIKTKVEDILRLVRLSDFAYRFPKELSGGQQQRVALARAIVFNPPLLLLDEPLGALDKNLRQQMQIEIKHIQAKVGITTISVTHDQEEALTMSDRICVMNHGRIEQIDTPENLYNKPKNRFVAEFIGEINLLKAEYIGTEAGQARVKILGEQITSIRLENISGELRHRQSALIAVRPENIQIFEPGSPLQHGIKAKVRNLVYVGDAVKVKTSTETGEEITLRVPSRLSDAVSCGKEILLGWESQYASMIPDEATA; this is encoded by the coding sequence TTGTCAGTCGGAGACAGTCTGGAGCTCAAAAATGCAACTAAGTATTATAAAAAATTTAAAGCGGTTGATGATGTGAATCTTTCCGTACATAAAGGAGAATTTTTGACGATCCTTGGTCCAAGCGGTTCAGGCAAAACTTCCTTGTTAAAATTGATTGCTGGTTTTGAGGGACTGAGCAGCGGTTCGATTCTATTGAATAATCAAGATATTACGAAAAAGAAAGCCTATGAGCGGGAAATCGGAATGATGTTCCAAAATTATGCGCTATTCCCCCACATGACTGTGTATGAGAACGTGGCTTATCCGTTGAAGCTGCGAAAGCTGCCGAGGCATGAAATTAAGACAAAGGTCGAAGATATCCTGAGGCTTGTCCGCTTAAGCGACTTCGCTTACCGCTTTCCCAAAGAGCTGAGCGGAGGGCAGCAGCAGCGCGTGGCCTTGGCTCGAGCAATCGTGTTCAATCCGCCGCTTCTCTTGTTGGATGAGCCTTTGGGCGCCTTGGATAAGAATTTGCGCCAACAAATGCAGATTGAAATCAAGCACATTCAAGCAAAGGTGGGGATCACCACAATCAGCGTGACTCACGATCAGGAAGAGGCGCTTACCATGTCAGACCGGATATGTGTCATGAACCATGGGAGAATTGAGCAAATTGATACCCCGGAGAATTTGTACAACAAACCAAAGAATCGTTTTGTCGCCGAGTTTATTGGGGAAATCAATCTGCTTAAGGCTGAATATATCGGCACCGAAGCCGGACAAGCGCGGGTGAAGATCCTTGGAGAGCAGATAACAAGTATCAGGTTGGAAAATATCAGCGGGGAACTGAGACATCGACAATCTGCATTGATCGCGGTTCGCCCGGAAAACATTCAAATCTTTGAACCGGGCTCACCCCTTCAGCATGGGATTAAAGCAAAAGTAAGGAACCTGGTCTATGTCGGGGATGCGGTCAAAGTAAAGACAAGCACGGAAACCGGTGAAGAAATCACTTTGAGGGTTCCAAGCCGTCTATCGGATGCGGTTAGCTGCGGAAAAGAGATTCTGCTTGGCTGGGAAAGCCAATATGCTTCCATGATTCCGGATGAAGCTACAGCATAA